TGTATATATCTTAGGTAATTATTTTTTACAGGTCCACATAAACTGCTGGTGCTTTGGAGGCATCTGCACAGTGCCATGATATTAACCATTAGACTTTGTTATTATAATCCTAGCAGTAATATGGTCCTCCCAAAGCTCTGTTATAGCAAAATTGTCACCATTTCTGGTAATAAAACTTGCCAGGAATTGCTAATACGTAGTTCAGCATGAAAAATGGTGGCTTGCCATTCCCATCATCTTGTGCAGTTGGCATAGGTGAACATTGGTTGAAATTGCAGGTTGCCACTTGAGTTGTATTTTCTTCCAAGTAGGGATGATTTTAATCTTGAGACATGACTGAGATTCTGGAAACCTCTTGATATATAATATCTTTCTCAAGTATAATAGATGTTGTGAATATGACCCTATCTGAGGTTGGGAGTTAGAATTATTGAATGAattccattttcaaagtcttGACTTCTGACCtttgataggtttttttttttctttcctgtccttgatgtccttgcctagaaaatgaaaagaaatcttgaccacattgttttttaaaattaactttaatgaGGAGGTATAATCTACatgtcataaaattattttaagtgtatatttcagtgatttttaataaatttactgAATTGTATAACAATCACAAtaatccagttttagaacatttgtATCATCCCAATGAGATCTCTCAGCCCCAGACAACTACtgatctactttttgtctctatctATGCCTTTTCTGCACTTTTCATTTAAATGGGTTGACTatagtttttttaagtttagcCAAAGTTACTAAAGGACTCCTCAGATGAAAAATACTCTATATAAATTCTTCATTCACTATTTTTGATTAAAAGGGTAATAGGTAGTATTATGTTATTCTCTGCAGTTGATGCCCCAGTAACTTCCACTGGAATGTTTGGTGATACATCTTTGGGATTTGGATTAAGTTTCTCTGGAGCATATGGAGCAGCTGCTGTTGCATCTAGTAAGATTTTACGATTATTGGGATGTATTTGGATGCTCACTGGAAATGTAACAACAGTAAGTAGGTTGTATTCCGTAGTTTCTAGGATTCAGTTGGTTTTGATCATCTCATCGGAGTATCCAAAAGGTACATCAATGTTGAGAATTGTCGAAGCGTGGAAGGACATAGTTGATACCAATGATATTACTTCTTTTAGATGACTATAATCAGAGCTGCTATCAAACTCTTGTCAACTTTGAagcttaaacatttttattattgatcATACTGTTTAAAGTGACCCAATATATTGGGATTCCTAGTTTTAGTCTCTAAAAATTAATCTAAGATTTGACCTGTGTTGATCCTCTCCTAAAGTTAATTACAAGAGTTTCTGTAGATGTATCCTAAATTTATTTCTGCCAGTTAGGTCCTAGGTAGgttgtaaattaaagaaaacttaGTTATCcattagtgaaagtgttagttgttcagtcgtgtcctactctttgcaaccccatggactggagcccaccaggctcctctgtccatggaattctccaggcaggaatacttaaatgggtagccattcccttctccaggggatcttcccaacccaggaatcaaacacaggtctcctgcattgcaggcaggttctttaccatctgagtcaccaaggaagcccctagtTATCCATTGCCTATTACCTATAGTTATCCATTGACTGTTACCTATTGTGAGCTGGGTGGTTAGAGGTCAGTTACTACTTAAACCTATCATTTAAGTTAGACTCCACTTTAGGGAagtgttgtttgttttcactttaaaaagtttACTTAGGGCTGAAATGAATCTTTCTTCAAACCTGTCATAAGCTAAAAGTCAGCCCCTCTTAAgtttaaagtaattattcatAAACGGAGATGTACACCATCTTTTGCATGACCAACACTTAACTgagtttcttctgtgtatttggcTAACTGGCCATCCTATGAGCATTATGAAGGGTATGGCTTGAGAACTTTTTAAGTTAttgtatttacaaaaaaaatgtaACACATAGTTTCCCTTATAAAATGCTGAACAAAAAATTGATTCTTTCAGTCCTGGGTTGAGTCAGTGAAGTATGAATTTGCAAGCTCTTTGATGACTCTGCCGTACCTCACCCCCACCCAAGTCTTCAAATTCCTTCCTGCATACTGGCACCACTGCTACAAGCCCATGTATCTACCATTGCCTTGTGTTGTTAACCCACCTCCCATCAGATATGTTTCAACTCAGTACACCCAGCCCAGAGTTGTTTTTTTCCCTACTCACCTTTCTTTCTCCCCAAGTATATTTACTTGCTCAGATTCATCTCACAAATTAGCCCTGTAGGGCAGCTCTCAGATATCTGGGTCTGTAAATCTATCACTGTTTGGGATTGTTTTCTGTCCTAGATATAATCAGCAAGTTTTAAGAGAAGCTTGTTTGTTGTCAGTCTCATCTTTTGCATGAGTCTTAAGAAAGTGAATCTAAAGTGAGTCTTAAGAAGTGAGTAATGCTGTCCATTCCTAGCATGGAATAAGGTACATAGTTGTTGATCAGACAGGATAGGAAAATTGAATTGTGGGGTCTTTTAAAGGATGGTCTCACtattttaggcttcccaggtggtgcagtggtaaagaatccacctgccagtgcaggaggtgcaggagatgtggttcgatccctgggtcaggaagatcccctggaggaggaaatggcaacccacttcagtattcttgcctggaggataccatggacaggggagcctggtggattacatacagtccatgggatgtcaaagagttggacactactgagcacactGAGCATAGCACATTGAGCACTCACTTTGTTATGTATTGATTTTTAAGATGATCAGAATgagatttatttaaatgtaaatccaAATTTgttatgtaattattttctattatttgtaGAACAGTGCTTTCCTTTTAGTACACAGATAACATGGAGTTGACTCGTATTTAGTTTTGACCAGAGCTGTAACTTGTAAAATCAGACTGTGATAGAACCTTTATTCTCAAAACTATTGCTTCTTTTGGAATTAGTTGaaatattattgtcattttaatatTGTATACTATGACAGAGCTAatttataccttttaaaaataccataaaaataaggaataaaaaaatactatataaaaaagtttaaaataatcataCTATTTTTTATGACTTGATTCCTTTGTGTTTAGACTGACAGGTATTAATTTTCCTGAAGGTATCACACAGCATCTTTGGAGAGGCATTGAtttatgttaatttctttgtTTAGTGGTAGTGATGGTAGTTGCTTTTCTAAATATTACAGAAaccatatacacatgcatacatacatatatcacacACTCTAGAGGGAACAGTATGGTTCTTTCCTTAACAGCCTTTTTTCcaaacacatacaaacatacattaaatgtgtttgttgttgttgttgttgttgttgttgttttcaaaaAATGGGATACACACACTTAATCTTAGAATTTGCCATTTTCTTAAGTATATATTATCTTTGGACATCTGTCCATGTCAGGAAgtgctgacttaaaaaaataaaaaaacttcttTGGGTGAAGATAAGCTCCTTTACAAGAAAGACTTGTGTTTTTCTTGATGGTTTATGTTTTTCTGTCTTGAATGTAGTAATTATACAATGTTAGAATGATTAATCAGTAAAGGGGGGGTCTTGATAATGGCATTAATTTTCAGCATTTCTGAAGAAGGAATTCTTTTCAGATCAGGTTTTTTATTCTTAGATGAAGAAGGTGATGACATGTGTCAGTAAAGAATGCTATGTGGGATCTAGTCTGTAATCTCTGCAGTGTTTTAAGTGATGATGACCCCAGAGATCTTTGGTATTTGGACATGATCTTCTCTTGCCCATTCCACTTTCTAACACAAAGAATGGGAGAATTATTGTAAGGATCCTTGTGGCCAAAAGGGAAATGAAATCTTGTGGAAAGCTAATACAGGTGTTATCATGGCAATGAACTTTAAGGAAATTAGAATTTAGAAGTTGTTTTAAAGTCAGCTTTAGGGACCTCCTGAATTTAATGTTGCATAAACATAATTTAGccattctccttttgtcttttttaaaatcttttttaacttctttttggtTTCTCTACCCCTTTTTCTGCCATActattttagcttatttttaattttgacttgCTCATGACTCTTTAATTTTACTTCACGTTTTCCCTCTGTCAGTCCTTTCAGCTCCCCTCTGTCTATTGTCTGATTCTTTCTACATGTttggaaatatttccaaatttctgCTTAGAGTCTGATGCTTTCCATATTTCTGGAAATACTTCCATATTTTTACCTGCCATCTGATTCTTTCCACAGTTCTAAATTTTTGAAACTGAGATTTTGACCCATCTTTTATCCCTGTTTGGCTAGAGCTTTTTGTGCCAGACCCTCTCATAGGCTGCCAGTAGTGTAGATGCCCACCCTTGTGATCTAGGATCAAAGGATAGAGTTTTAGTAACTCTGTCCTTCCCCATGTTTATTGCCCACTTCTCTTCTACCTGTAGTtctctcttagttttctgaacttttATGTCAGTTTTGGTTCCTTCTTACACAATGAGCACTTAACAAACAATGCACAAAACAGTGGGGCTTTTAACTATAATACTGGCTAAGATGTATGCCAATTATGAGCTATGGTGTAGAGAAGCAGCAGTCTTCCCTACTGATAGGAGTACAAATTGGCAATATTTTTTTGACAGGGGAATTTGGAAAGAAATAATTACAATTTAGAGCATGCTGACCCTTTGGTCTAGCAATTTCATTTCTAGGATTAATTACACAGATATATTCAAGTAAGTATGCAAGGTTAGAGATGTACAGAGATTTTGTGTAAGATTGCaattattcttttcttcaaaGTTTAGCAGAACTTACCAGTGaggttggatgtgagagttggactgtgaagaaagctgagcaccaaagaattgatgcttttgaactgtggtgttggagaagactctttggagtcacttggactgcaaggagatccaaccagtccattctaaaggagatcagtcctgggtgttcattggaaggactgatgctgaagctcaaactccaatactttggccacctcatgcaaagagttgactcgttggaaaagaccctgatgctgggagggattgagggaaggaggagaaggggactgactacagaggatgagatggctggatggcatcactgactcgatggacatgagtttgagtgaactccgggagttggtgatggacagggaggcctggcgtgctgcgattcatggggttgcaaagagtcggacacgactgagtgactgaactgaactgaatgaaccaGTGAGGTTATCTGGGTCCGGAGTTTTCTTTATGGGAAGAGTTTAGAGgattgattcaatttctttaatggtTATAGGTCTGGTTaggttataaattttatttttctacacaTTTATCCAAGATTTTCAGTTTTTAGCAGGAAGCTTAATCCAGGTAACTGGCCTGCCATATATTATAACAATGTTGAGTTAAAACCCATTACAACTTTGAATTCAAATTCACATTAAAAAGCATTTCTATGGTTTTTTTATCCTGAATGATCAAgtgctgagttttaaaatttcttacttATTATTAACATTATACACTTCATTTTCCAGCTATAGCAtcaaccaccactaccaccactgttaccaccaccaccactactactGCCACTAGTAGCTTTACCTTGAACCTAAAACCACTGACATCAATTGGGATTAATAACACTGTTCCAGTCAGCATTACATCTATACCTTTTACTCCGACTGTTAAGTAAGTATTCATTTgaaaatttgtatcattttcattttatttgtcatACACAAGACATAGTTTGCTTGTATATCTTTAGAATAGTGTTTGAAAGTTAGGTAAATGACTCAGAGTCAAGGAGCAGTTAGAGAAAGGCTTTCTGTTTCTTAGAAGTTGAACAACTAAAAGGATACTTTTGTCTTCTGAATATCATTATAATACAATTATTACTGTTGCGAATAATAGATAATATTTATTATGTGATTACTATATGTTGAGCAATATGACAGTGCTTTACACAAACAtcatatcatttaatcctcacaataactttATGAGTTAGGTACTATTTTGttctcactttatagatgaggaaactagacCACATTAAGATTTTATAATCTGCCTCTGGTCATATACTTGGTAATGGTTGAGCCAGGATTAAAATTCAGGCAGTCAAGTTCTAGAGCCTGAATTCTTATAATTTAtgccagtttggggctattatgagtaaagctgctatgaacatttgtgtacaggatTTTGGTGAACCTggtcttctctggtagctcagatggtaaagaatcttcctgcaatgcaggagacccaggttcaatccctgggtcgggaagatcccctgaagaaaggaatgactacccattccagtattcttgcctggagaattccatggacagaggatcctttggggctatggtccatggggttgcaaagagtcggacttgactgaacaactaacacttttggTGAACCTAACTCTCATTTCTCTGTACAGCCCATCTGTACAGTTACTGGGTGGTATGGCAGTTGCAAGTTTCGTTTTTAAGGAAATTGCTATAAattttttccagagtggctgtgccattttacCTCTCCAACAACAATGTATGAGAGATCCAGCTTGTCCATATTCTCACCAGGATTTGGTATTGtcactattttttcatttttgttgttcagttgctcagttgtgtccgactctttgccaccccatggactgcagcctgccaggtttccctgtccttcagtctctcccagagtttgctcaaactcatgtccattgagtcggtgatgccatccagccatcttatcctctgttgcccccttcttctcctaccctcaatctttaccagcatcagggtcttttccagtattcaactctgcatcagatggccaaagcattggaacttcagcttccagtatcagcccttccaatgaatattcaaggttgattttctttaggattgacttgtttgatctctgcagtccaagggactctcaagagtcttctccagctcatAGTAGTTTTAATATGCATtcccctgatgactaatgatgttggacatcttttcatatgtttatttcccATCTGCATATCCTCTTTGATGAAGTGTCTGTTCATACCTTTTGTCCATTTCtacttgaattttgtttttactaaGTTTTGAGAGTTTTATGTATTCTAGATACCTGccctttgtcagatatgtggtttATGAACAGTTTTTTCTAACTCTGTAATTAAAGAGTGTTTCACCAAACAAAACTTAATTGACAAGGTCTGATTTATCACTTTTTCCTTTAATGAATGTGCTTTTAGTGTCAAGTTTAAGAACTCTTTGCCTAGAttccaaagattttctcctaatttttttctgaaagatttaTCGTTTTACATTTGCTGTATTTCCTTAGGATAACTTCCAGAGACTTTGAATGGTTGTTTTTGAAATAATCTTTACCAGTTTTGGTGGTTTTGTTAGGGAGCaggttggagaaatgtctgtaaaatgtgatattttttcCTCTAAGTTCTTCTgtgttatacttttaaaaatctgatcatACTTTGGAAAGTATGATCATCCGATCATACTGTATCCTTTTTAGTGCAATCATAACTCCTGTGATGACATATGGTCAGCTGGACGGTCTGGTAAACAAATGGAACCTTGAGTTAGAGGATCAAGAGAAATACTTTCTTCACCAGGCCACCCTGGTCAATGCTTGGGACTATACATTGATGGAGAATGGTGAGAAGGTAAGAAGATGTTCTCATTAATTTACCTGCATTGTGTAAGTATTTTCTGATGAACACAGGAAAATAGACCCATGTTTCatggttaatttttcttttcaatattagtgataaacttaaaaatattttccttagatAATAAGTGCCCTGAATTAGGAACTCTTTCATACTTGAAGtgtatattacaaaataaatattgccTTACAGTTAcaatataaattcaaatatttatactattatattcttattttcctttatagataactgctttacatggagaagtagaaaaagtgaaactgCATCAGAAAAGGTAGAACCTTAGCTTCCCTAGGTTGGAAGATTAAAGATCTATGTCTTTGTATGGTTGTTTTTCCTTGTTATGGTTTACTGACATTTATTGTGTCACTCAAAATTCGTTTCATTAGCCTttctattgacttttttttccagGCTGGAACAAGAATTGGATTTTATCCTATCACAGCAGAGGGAACTGGAAGATCTCTTTATCCCTTTGGAGGAGTCTCTAAAGGACCATAGTGGGTCTGTTTATCCACAGTATATAGATGAGCATGAGAAGACGTAAGTAACTAAATAAAGATTGAGGAATAGGGCAGGTCTTAGCTactaaacaaagataaaaatgactTTGAAGGCAGGGAATAAAAATTGGGAGAAAAGTGCAAGTTCTGGTAGTTGCCATTTATCAACTTATTTGATTGCTGTTTATATTTTCAGGATGCTTGAAAGTGAAGTAGTCATTCTGGCAGTTTTGTTTTGTAGCATTTTGTAAACTGTTATTAATCTCAGGATTAGACATGACCACTGTTAAGTTTTTATATTTGTCAAGTTTGTTCTtaaattagaaatacaaattttatgtGTGTGGTATCATGATATTACAGAATATTTATGACCTCCTATTTATACTGACTCTTTTAAACCTAATGTTGATGCAATTGCTTCAGTGATAAGTCCATTtcttattctaaaggaaatttgtTAATCTAGGCGCAGACTGTGTGGCTTTTAAACATTGAATGGTTTTGTCGATGTCTTagattgaatatattttatttgtgtgtgatTTGGTCTTTacctgaatatattttatttgtgtgtgatTTGGTCTTTacctgaatatattttatttgtgtgtgatTTGGTCTTTACCTTTGGTCAATATATTGCCAATATTCCCACAGtaactttatttctttagaaCTGAGATTTGGTAATAAGGccaaattataaaatgttattagAAGAACATGTATGAATGTGCTACGTAAACTAAATCTGATTGCTTTTATGAATGGCTTATTAGTGAATTAAGActgagcttattttttaaaaccttgcaAGTTAACTTTTTGTAGATGTATTAAATGTGGTAAGTACAGCTAATCTGTATGAACTCTAGCTCTCTGTTTCTTCTATTGTA
This genomic interval from Bos indicus x Bos taurus breed Angus x Brahman F1 hybrid chromosome X, Bos_hybrid_MaternalHap_v2.0, whole genome shotgun sequence contains the following:
- the NUP62CL gene encoding nucleoporin-62 C-terminal-like protein isoform X1; the encoded protein is MLFTPFSDSSICTAATGPSFDAPVTSTGMFGDTSLGFGLSFSGAYGAAAVASTIASTTTTTTVTTTTTTTATSSFTLNLKPLTSIGINNTVPVSITSIPFTPTVNMIIRSYCILFSAIITPVMTYGQLDGLVNKWNLELEDQEKYFLHQATLVNAWDYTLMENGEKITALHGEVEKVKLHQKRLEQELDFILSQQRELEDLFIPLEESLKDHSGSVYPQYIDEHEKTYKFAENVDAQMKQMTQDLKDIIEYLNIFESPADSTDLLQWICRILNVHLDFLQWINHTSDMLQRKVEEVTQILEDHRWEEYNVKMAFD
- the NUP62CL gene encoding nucleoporin-62 C-terminal-like protein isoform X2, translated to MLFTPFSDSSICTAATGPSFDAPVTSTGMFGDTSLGFGLSFSGAYGAAAVASTIASTTTTTTVTTTTTTTATSSFTLNLKPLTSIGINNTVPVSITSIPFTPTVNAIITPVMTYGQLDGLVNKWNLELEDQEKYFLHQATLVNAWDYTLMENGEKITALHGEVEKVKLHQKRLEQELDFILSQQRELEDLFIPLEESLKDHSGSVYPQYIDEHEKTYKFAENVDAQMKQMTQDLKDIIEYLNIFESPADSTDLLQWICRILNVHLDFLQWINHTSDMLQRKVEEVTQILEDHRWEEYNVKMAFD
- the NUP62CL gene encoding nucleoporin-62 C-terminal-like protein isoform X3 yields the protein MLFTPFSDSSICTAATGPSFDAPVTSTGMFGDTSLGFGLSFSGAYGAAAVASTIASTTTTTTVTTTTTTTATSSFTLNLKPLTSIGINNTVPVSITSIPFTPTVNMIIRSYCILFSAIITPVMTYGQLDGLVNKWNLELEDQEKYFLHQATLVNAWDYTLMENGEKITALHGEVEKVKLHQKRLEQELDFILSQQRELEDLFIPLEESLKDHSGSVYPQYIDEHEKTYKFAENVDAQMKQMTQDLKDIIEYLNIFESPADSTDLTCCRGR